From Deferrivibrio essentukiensis, one genomic window encodes:
- the ribD gene encoding bifunctional diaminohydroxyphosphoribosylaminopyrimidine deaminase/5-amino-6-(5-phosphoribosylamino)uracil reductase RibD — MVNPHKIMEEAAKLALLGKGYNKTNPVVGACVVKDSKIISRGYHTGYGNPHAEVEAIDNAPESVKGADLYVTLEPCSHYGKTPPCTKMIIESGIKRVFIGVVDPNPKNAGNGINELINNGIEVFVGFAENLCASLIEDFAKTVYAKEPFYTLKIAQSLDGKIATKNGASKWITSESSRIYSHYLRSISDAVLVGIDTVIKDNPSLNVRLLPTDNEPTKIILDSNLKIPLESELVTKFSKNLVIFTKEESLNFEKCRILTDLGVQIFPCDTMDSGLNLKTISRQLLDLNIMNVLVEGGSKIFGSFIREKCADKLNLFVAPLIIGDGISSIQGVSFSNIADCIKIDNYTQKQFENDILISANLSDFKKDVLELTERVRNRCSQGL, encoded by the coding sequence TTGGTTAATCCTCATAAAATAATGGAAGAAGCTGCAAAACTTGCATTACTCGGGAAAGGTTATAATAAAACTAACCCTGTTGTAGGTGCATGTGTTGTCAAAGATTCTAAAATAATATCAAGAGGCTATCATACAGGCTATGGTAATCCTCACGCCGAAGTCGAAGCTATTGATAACGCACCTGAAAGTGTCAAAGGAGCTGACCTATATGTGACACTTGAGCCTTGCTCTCATTATGGGAAAACGCCCCCTTGTACAAAAATGATTATTGAATCGGGGATTAAGCGGGTGTTTATTGGTGTTGTTGACCCAAACCCAAAAAATGCTGGCAATGGAATTAATGAGCTTATCAATAACGGTATCGAAGTTTTTGTAGGTTTTGCTGAAAATTTGTGTGCTTCATTAATTGAAGATTTTGCTAAAACTGTTTATGCAAAAGAGCCATTCTATACATTAAAAATTGCCCAGAGTCTTGATGGCAAAATTGCCACAAAAAACGGAGCATCAAAATGGATTACCAGTGAATCTTCAAGGATTTATTCCCATTATCTAAGAAGTATTTCAGATGCAGTACTTGTAGGGATTGATACCGTAATAAAAGATAATCCAAGTTTGAATGTAAGGCTGTTACCTACTGATAATGAGCCTACAAAAATAATACTTGATTCAAACCTTAAAATCCCTTTAGAAAGTGAACTTGTGACGAAATTTTCAAAAAATCTTGTGATATTTACCAAAGAAGAGAGCTTAAACTTTGAGAAATGTAGGATTCTAACAGACTTAGGGGTACAGATTTTTCCTTGCGACACTATGGATAGCGGATTAAACCTTAAAACTATTTCAAGGCAACTTCTCGATTTAAATATTATGAATGTTCTTGTAGAGGGTGGCTCTAAAATTTTTGGCAGTTTTATAAGAGAAAAATGTGCCGATAAGCTAAACCTTTTTGTAGCGCCATTAATAATAGGGGATGGGATTAGCTCAATTCAGGGTGTGAGCTTTAGCAATATCGCTGATTGTATTAAAATTGATAACTATACTCAAAAGCAATTTGAAAATGACATATTGATATCAGCAAATCTTTCTGACTTTAAAAAAGATGTGCTTGAGCTAACTGAAAGGGTAAGAAACAGATGTTCACAGGGATTATAG
- a CDS encoding FtsB family cell division protein, with protein MKNNILYIFIILILLIYFIFGSNGLLKYNDLLEIKESYERQIVELEEKINDLEKRIELLKRDKDYLEETIKKELNMAKPNEDLYIILDDNETDSNGNN; from the coding sequence ATGAAAAATAATATTTTGTATATTTTTATTATTCTGATACTTCTTATTTATTTTATATTTGGCAGCAATGGGTTATTGAAATATAATGACCTGCTTGAGATAAAAGAATCTTATGAGCGTCAGATAGTTGAACTTGAAGAAAAAATTAATGACCTTGAGAAGAGGATAGAATTATTAAAAAGGGATAAAGATTATCTTGAAGAAACAATAAAAAAAGAGTTGAATATGGCAAAACCGAATGAGGATTTGTATATAATACTTGATGATAATGAAACTGACAGTAACGGAAATAACTAA
- a CDS encoding sigma-54-dependent transcriptional regulator: MPKYSILVVDDEKSFREFLEILFLDEGFSVFTAKSISTAVEILKNEKVDLVLFDLMLGNEDGLQIPRLASEIGINIPFILMTAYANTETALESIRLGVVDYVTKPFDTQKLVDTIKNILHENTQSEVSECCDELKEIVGVSDCIIKVKKSIIDVAGTDSTVLISGESGTGKEVVARAIHKLSNRNKYEFVAINCGAIPSDLLEAELFGYKKGSFTGAVSEKKGLFEIANHGTIFLDEIGDMPLFLQVKLLRVLQERKILPIGGTNYIDIDVRVIAASNKDLLEEIEKNNFRKDLFYRLNVVNIFIPPLRDRKVDIPYLAKHFLEKYSRLLNKEINDISFAVMEMLKRYDYPGNVRELENIIERAVVVEKSNKLLPTSISEHIFEDKYDITEVSEITLPVNLESLVEKLEEKYIKKALEVAQNNQSKGAKLLGLTLRTFRYKMSKYDVK; the protein is encoded by the coding sequence ATGCCTAAATATTCAATACTTGTAGTAGATGATGAAAAGTCTTTCAGGGAGTTTTTAGAGATTCTTTTCCTCGATGAAGGTTTTTCTGTATTTACTGCAAAGTCAATTTCTACTGCCGTTGAAATTCTAAAAAATGAAAAGGTTGATCTTGTCCTTTTTGATCTGATGCTTGGTAATGAAGACGGTTTACAAATACCAAGGTTAGCATCGGAAATAGGTATAAATATTCCTTTTATTTTAATGACTGCATACGCAAACACTGAAACAGCTCTGGAGTCTATAAGGTTAGGTGTTGTAGATTATGTGACAAAGCCATTTGATACGCAAAAGCTAGTAGATACAATCAAAAACATATTACACGAAAACACTCAGAGTGAAGTTAGTGAATGTTGTGATGAATTAAAAGAGATTGTTGGTGTAAGTGACTGTATTATAAAGGTTAAAAAAAGTATTATAGATGTAGCCGGGACTGATTCTACTGTTTTGATTTCAGGTGAAAGCGGTACAGGTAAAGAGGTAGTTGCAAGAGCAATTCATAAATTAAGTAATAGGAATAAATATGAATTTGTTGCGATAAACTGCGGAGCAATCCCTTCAGACCTTTTGGAAGCCGAACTTTTTGGATATAAAAAAGGCTCTTTTACAGGCGCCGTATCTGAAAAAAAGGGGCTCTTTGAAATTGCCAATCATGGGACTATTTTTCTCGATGAAATAGGCGATATGCCTTTATTTCTTCAGGTTAAATTATTGAGAGTGTTGCAGGAGCGAAAAATATTGCCGATAGGTGGCACAAATTACATAGACATTGATGTCAGAGTGATTGCAGCTTCAAATAAAGATTTGTTGGAAGAGATAGAAAAAAATAATTTCAGAAAAGATCTTTTCTATAGGCTTAATGTTGTTAATATTTTTATACCTCCACTAAGGGACAGAAAGGTCGATATCCCTTACTTGGCAAAACATTTTTTAGAAAAATATAGCCGACTGCTTAATAAAGAGATAAATGATATATCTTTTGCTGTAATGGAAATGCTAAAAAGATATGATTATCCCGGTAATGTTAGGGAATTAGAAAATATCATAGAAAGAGCAGTAGTAGTTGAAAAATCAAATAAACTTTTACCTACAAGTATTTCTGAACATATTTTTGAAGACAAATACGATATAACAGAAGTGTCTGAAATAACTTTGCCTGTAAATTTGGAAAGTTTGGTTGAAAAATTAGAAGAAAAGTATATAAAGAAGGCACTTGAAGTAGCTCAAAATAATCAAAGTAAAGGAGCAAAACTTTTAGGGCTTACTTTAAGAACATTTAGATATAAGATGAGTAAATATGATGTTAAATAA
- a CDS encoding riboflavin synthase, with translation MFTGIIEELGKIKNLSVKGRDAVICIEALKVIEGTKIGDSIAVNGVCLTVVKMDKNMFWADLSFETLNKSSLQNLKPSNFVNLERALTLSTRLGGHIVSGHVDCVGKIAGIDRKGDSYELKVSYSKEVDKFIALKGSVTLDGISLTVSNIKNNVLSVAVIPHTFENTNLKFKRVGDLINLEVDVIARYLEKLMNKSDYNSNLKDGLFGLNLD, from the coding sequence ATGTTCACAGGGATTATAGAAGAGCTTGGTAAAATTAAAAATCTGAGTGTTAAGGGTAGGGACGCTGTTATTTGTATTGAAGCTTTAAAAGTGATTGAAGGTACAAAAATAGGTGATTCTATAGCTGTTAACGGAGTTTGTTTGACAGTAGTTAAAATGGATAAAAATATGTTTTGGGCGGATTTAAGTTTTGAAACTTTAAACAAGAGCTCGTTACAAAACTTAAAACCTTCAAATTTTGTAAACCTTGAGAGAGCATTAACTTTAAGTACAAGGCTTGGCGGACATATTGTGTCCGGTCATGTGGACTGTGTGGGAAAAATAGCGGGAATAGACAGGAAAGGTGATTCCTATGAATTAAAAGTTTCTTACAGTAAAGAAGTTGACAAATTTATTGCCTTAAAAGGCTCTGTTACTTTGGATGGTATCAGTCTAACAGTCTCGAATATAAAAAATAATGTCCTTAGTGTTGCAGTTATTCCACACACCTTTGAAAATACAAATCTTAAATTCAAAAGAGTAGGTGATTTAATAAATTTAGAAGTAGATGTAATTGCAAGATATCTGGAAAAATTGATGAATAAAAGTGATTATAACAGTAATTTAAAGGATGGGCTTTTTGGGTTGAATTTAGATTAA
- the pgsA gene encoding CDP-diacylglycerol--glycerol-3-phosphate 3-phosphatidyltransferase, translating into MLNKNFFNLPNQLTILRVILIPAFLIFLYFDTYVTNVIAAVIFAVASLTDFVDGYLARKYNIVTDIGKILDPVADKILVASSLIALMELGRVEGVVVILLLSRDFAVGALRDLSASKGKIIAAGFSGKLKTVFQMIAVGFLIYKNNLIGIDIFFIGKILIYLSVVLSIYSGVEYYIKFFAKINE; encoded by the coding sequence ATGTTAAATAAGAATTTTTTTAATCTTCCCAATCAGTTAACCATATTGAGAGTAATCCTAATACCTGCATTTTTAATCTTTTTATATTTTGACACATACGTGACAAACGTAATTGCCGCAGTAATTTTTGCTGTTGCATCATTGACAGACTTTGTTGACGGATATCTTGCAAGAAAATACAATATAGTAACTGACATTGGAAAAATTTTAGACCCTGTTGCTGATAAAATATTGGTAGCCTCGTCATTAATAGCCCTCATGGAGCTTGGCAGAGTTGAAGGGGTGGTTGTTATTTTATTGTTGTCAAGGGATTTTGCGGTTGGTGCACTGAGAGATTTATCTGCAAGTAAAGGCAAAATTATTGCAGCCGGCTTTTCCGGGAAATTAAAAACTGTTTTTCAAATGATAGCAGTTGGATTTCTCATATATAAAAATAATCTCATAGGTATAGATATCTTCTTTATCGGCAAAATATTAATTTATCTGTCTGTGGTGTTGTCAATTTATTCAGGTGTGGAATACTATATAAAGTTTTTTGCAAAAATTAATGAATAA
- the xseA gene encoding exodeoxyribonuclease VII large subunit — MIMKLTVTEITKKIKFLLESNFNSPVCVVGEISNLSVSPSGHIYFTLKDESAQIKVVFFKRYRMANTYKLNQGDKVEVIGDLSVYESDGLYQIIARKVVYDSAGDFYKRFEETKRILEKEGLFDKDKKKDIPLIVKNVAVLTSPTGAAIKDFIQTLKLNRVGLNIDIWPVQVQGAQAIKDIISKMQVLDRYVGIYDVVILMRGGGSLEDLIIFNDETLAREFFKLKIPTISAIGHERDFSICDFVADLRVSTPTAAAETLSKPYLELRNRIRDNINKIIRMSQIKLDKNYQLLDKFLSLVSYKNPKNIIKNKKEIVDKYLSDITSGIGLKIKNKYLILNEKLYIVEKKNPINIVNELKSKVRHIDSLLSSSINNKIEKCKFSLDILNQKLKLLNPENILERGYSIVYKNKIPVGSLNDVNLEDYLEIQFKDGYTSVFVTGKKVKKD, encoded by the coding sequence ATGATAATGAAACTGACAGTAACGGAAATAACTAAAAAAATTAAGTTTTTACTTGAAAGCAATTTCAATAGCCCTGTGTGTGTTGTAGGGGAAATATCAAACCTTTCTGTGTCACCATCCGGGCATATCTATTTTACTCTTAAGGATGAGTCTGCTCAAATTAAGGTGGTATTCTTTAAGCGTTACAGAATGGCCAATACTTACAAGCTTAACCAGGGTGATAAGGTAGAAGTGATAGGTGATTTGTCCGTATATGAAAGTGATGGTTTGTATCAGATTATAGCTCGTAAGGTTGTATATGACTCTGCAGGAGATTTTTACAAAAGGTTTGAGGAAACTAAACGTATTTTAGAAAAAGAGGGTTTATTCGATAAAGATAAAAAAAAGGATATCCCTTTGATTGTAAAGAATGTAGCTGTCCTTACTTCTCCAACAGGTGCCGCAATAAAAGATTTTATACAGACATTAAAGTTAAATAGGGTTGGGTTAAATATCGATATATGGCCTGTTCAGGTGCAAGGGGCTCAAGCTATAAAGGATATTATTTCAAAAATGCAAGTTCTTGATAGGTATGTAGGTATTTATGACGTAGTTATTCTTATGCGTGGCGGTGGTTCTCTTGAAGACCTGATAATTTTTAATGATGAAACGTTGGCTCGAGAATTTTTTAAATTGAAAATACCTACAATATCCGCGATTGGTCATGAAAGAGATTTTTCCATATGTGATTTTGTCGCAGATCTTAGGGTATCTACCCCTACTGCTGCAGCTGAAACACTTAGTAAACCTTATCTGGAATTAAGAAATAGAATAAGGGATAATATTAATAAAATTATTAGAATGTCCCAGATTAAGCTTGATAAGAATTATCAACTGCTGGATAAATTTCTCTCATTGGTTTCTTATAAAAATCCAAAGAATATCATAAAAAACAAGAAAGAAATAGTTGATAAATATTTATCGGATATTACTTCTGGCATAGGTTTAAAAATTAAAAATAAGTATTTAATATTAAATGAAAAACTGTATATAGTAGAGAAAAAAAATCCAATAAATATTGTAAACGAATTAAAAAGCAAAGTAAGGCATATTGACAGTTTATTATCAAGCTCAATAAATAATAAAATTGAAAAATGCAAGTTTTCGTTAGATATTTTAAATCAAAAACTTAAACTTCTTAATCCAGAAAATATTCTTGAAAGAGGATATAGTATTGTTTATAAAAACAAAATACCTGTAGGAAGTCTAAACGACGTAAATTTGGAAGATTATCTTGAAATTCAATTCAAAGATGGATATACTAGCGTCTTTGTTACAGGGAAAAAGGTGAAAAAAGATTAA
- the greA gene encoding transcription elongation factor GreA, whose translation MDRIPITKEGYQKIKSELERLKTVERRAVVEAIKEARGHGDLSENAEYDAAKERQGMIEAKIAELESKMGKFEIIDTDNLTTDKVVFGVYVEIENVESDEIKKYRIVGPDESDISRGYISVFSPIARALIGKKVGDEVVVNAPGGEIEYEIINITKDA comes from the coding sequence ATGGACAGGATACCTATTACAAAAGAAGGGTACCAAAAAATAAAATCTGAGCTTGAGAGGCTAAAGACTGTTGAAAGGCGAGCTGTAGTAGAAGCAATAAAAGAGGCAAGAGGACACGGAGATTTGAGTGAAAATGCAGAATATGACGCTGCCAAAGAGAGGCAGGGGATGATTGAGGCAAAGATTGCCGAGCTCGAAAGCAAAATGGGTAAGTTTGAAATAATCGATACAGATAATTTGACTACGGATAAAGTTGTCTTTGGTGTGTATGTAGAAATAGAAAATGTTGAAAGTGATGAAATAAAGAAATACAGAATTGTTGGCCCCGATGAAAGTGATATTTCAAGAGGTTATATTTCTGTATTTTCTCCAATTGCAAGGGCTTTAATAGGTAAAAAAGTCGGGGATGAAGTAGTGGTAAATGCCCCCGGTGGTGAAATAGAATACGAAATAATAAATATTACAAAGGATGCCTAA
- a CDS encoding DUF362 domain-containing protein — translation MNKVYVKDINSYFDDELCAFIEKFFNDNKLIFNDIKTILLKPNILQASPPENGVTTHPEFIRAVIKALKKNGDFQILLGDSPGANFKNYEKVLEVTGIKKVCKDENIEIISIESYKPLNIDDMVISSVFENVDLIINLPKLKTHSLTGLTLAVKNLFGLIPGTNKVNYHRKNPVDTDLADSIFKIYDLVKDKTIHILDGIIAHEGDGPSRGTPVSLNLVAAATDAVSLDMAICDILDLDREICLTNCSAIKKGYNVNFKLTENVSKRKIKLPISKRMFSPPKFLKSMVAKNIYVKPEVNENCIGCLLCLKSCPVYAIKSTSNKRVIIDKSKCIECFCCHEVCESGAIDLKRSFLHRIIVND, via the coding sequence ATGAATAAGGTCTACGTAAAAGATATTAACTCTTACTTTGATGATGAACTCTGTGCATTCATTGAAAAATTTTTTAATGATAATAAACTAATTTTTAATGATATTAAAACTATACTTTTGAAGCCAAACATATTGCAAGCCAGCCCCCCTGAAAATGGAGTGACGACACATCCTGAGTTTATTCGTGCAGTTATTAAGGCGCTTAAAAAAAATGGTGATTTTCAGATATTGTTAGGCGATAGTCCAGGAGCAAATTTTAAAAATTACGAAAAGGTTTTGGAAGTTACCGGCATTAAAAAAGTTTGTAAAGACGAGAATATTGAGATAATAAGTATAGAAAGTTATAAGCCACTAAATATTGATGATATGGTTATATCCTCTGTGTTTGAGAATGTCGATTTAATAATCAACCTTCCAAAGCTTAAAACTCATTCACTAACAGGCTTAACTTTAGCCGTAAAAAATCTGTTCGGACTTATCCCAGGTACTAATAAAGTTAATTATCACCGCAAAAATCCTGTAGATACTGATTTAGCAGATTCTATTTTCAAAATTTATGATTTGGTAAAAGATAAAACCATACACATACTTGATGGAATAATTGCACATGAAGGGGATGGACCGTCAAGAGGGACACCTGTCAGCCTAAACCTTGTTGCTGCTGCAACAGATGCTGTGTCATTAGATATGGCAATTTGCGATATATTGGATCTTGATAGGGAAATATGTTTAACTAATTGCTCTGCCATTAAAAAAGGTTATAATGTGAATTTTAAATTGACTGAAAATGTTTCTAAAAGAAAAATAAAACTCCCCATATCTAAGCGAATGTTTAGTCCGCCCAAATTTTTAAAAAGCATGGTAGCAAAAAATATTTATGTAAAACCAGAGGTTAATGAAAATTGCATAGGATGTTTATTGTGCTTGAAGAGTTGCCCTGTGTATGCTATTAAAAGCACGTCAAATAAACGTGTAATAATTGATAAAAGTAAATGTATAGAGTGCTTTTGTTGTCATGAAGTTTGTGAGTCGGGTGCCATAGATTTAAAAAGGTCATTTTTACATAGGATAATTGTCAATGATTAA
- the plsY gene encoding glycerol-3-phosphate 1-O-acyltransferase PlsY yields MIKILIPLSCYFLGAIPFSYIIVKLVKGIDLRTVGSGNVGATNAGRVLGKWGFISAFLLDMFKAFLPLLMLKNFFHYDMNFLLICALALIIGHTYTIFLSFKGGKGVATGLGIFLALSPKSIILALIVFLVMVSIFRMVSLGSVSAAITLLITVIFTESNANFKIFTFIIAVFVIYKHKDNIKRILNGTEKRIGEKVG; encoded by the coding sequence ATGATTAAGATTTTAATACCTTTATCTTGCTATTTTTTAGGTGCAATACCCTTTTCTTATATTATTGTAAAGTTAGTTAAAGGGATTGACTTAAGGACTGTGGGGAGCGGAAATGTAGGTGCTACTAATGCCGGGCGTGTGCTTGGCAAATGGGGCTTTATTTCGGCTTTTTTGTTGGATATGTTTAAAGCATTTTTACCCTTACTAATGCTAAAAAACTTCTTCCACTACGATATGAACTTTCTGCTAATATGTGCTTTGGCTTTAATTATAGGTCATACATATACAATATTTTTAAGCTTTAAAGGTGGAAAAGGGGTTGCAACGGGGCTTGGGATTTTTCTGGCACTTAGCCCGAAAAGTATAATATTAGCACTTATTGTGTTTCTTGTGATGGTAAGTATTTTTAGGATGGTTTCATTAGGTTCTGTTTCAGCTGCAATAACTCTTTTAATTACTGTTATTTTCACAGAGAGTAATGCTAATTTTAAAATATTCACATTTATAATTGCTGTTTTTGTCATATATAAACACAAAGATAATATTAAAAGAATACTTAATGGTACAGAGAAAAGAATAGGAGAGAAAGTTGGTTAA